The Lewinella sp. 4G2 nucleotide sequence GCCAGCCATCCAGATGTTATAGGCGCGGGGGTGGTGGTCGCGGCCGTAATTTTCTGGGGTGAGCTTACCCTGGCTGTAGGCCGTCCGGCCAAATTCGCCACCCCAGACTAGGAGGGTATCTTCCAGGAGGCCGCGTTGTTTGAGATCCTTGAGTAGGGCGGCGCTCGCCTGGTCCGTATTGTTCGTGAGGCCGCGGATGTTGGCGGGGCACTGGCCGTGGGCATCCCAACCGCGGTGGTAGAGCTGGATGAAACGGACGTCCTTCTCCGCCAGCCGCCGGGCGAGGAGGCAATTGGCCGCGTAGGTGCCGGGGATGCGCGAGTCCGGACCGTACATATCGTAGATGTAATCCGGCTCCTTTTCGTCCATCAGGTCGGGGACGCTGGCCTGCATCCGGAAGGCCATCTCGTACTGGGCGATGCGGGCGTCGATCTCGGGGTCCAAACTTTCGGCGCGCTGCAATTCCTGGAGTTCCTTCAGCCGGTCGAGTTGGTTCCGGCGGGCCGCCGTCGTGATGCCACCGGGATTATTTAGGTACAATACTGGATCAGCCCCGGCCCGAAACTGCACGCCCTGGTGCTGGCTCGGTAGAAAGGCCGATCCCCAACTCCGCGGATAAAGCGGCTGGGCACCACCGTTATCCCCCTTGCTGAGCAAGACGACGAAAGCCGGGAAGTTCTCGTTCATCGAGCCCAGGCCGTAACTCGCCCAGGCGCCAATGCTCGGCCGGCCGGGGAATTGGCTCCCCGTCTGGATGAACATCACCGCCGGGTCGTGATTGATGGCGTCCGTATACATGGAGTTCACCCAGCAGATGTCGTCCGCCACCGAGGCCATGTGGGGGACTTGGTCGCTGAGCCACTTCCCGCACTGTCCGTACTGCTTAAAATCGAAGGCCGATCCCGCCAATGGAAGGGCGCCCTGGCCGGAGGTCATCCCCGTCAGCCGTTGCCCGTTCAGGACGCTGGCGGGGAGTTCCTGGCCGTGGAGTTCCCGCAACAAGGGTTTATGGCTAAAGAGTTCGTACTGGCTAGGGCCGCCGGACTGAAACATGTAAATCACCCGCTTAGCCCGGGGGGCAATCCCCCCTACCCCATTGCTTAGCACCCGCGGCAGCGCCCCCATGTCAGACATGCCGCTGAGGGGATTGACGAGGCCAGAAAGCGCCGCTACCCCTAGGCCGGCACCGAGCTTATTCAGGAAGTCGCGCCGGGAGTGGATGCGGCCGTATTCGTTGCAGTGGTGGCTCATGGCTTAGCGTTTTACGTAGGCTTCGTCGAAACTGAAGAGGATGTTCCCGACGCTCGTCAGAGCCGCAGTGCGCGAGCGGTCGAGGCGTTCCGGTAACGCGAATTCACCTATGGCGAGCAGGGAATCGGCGGCAGCGGGGGTCCGCTCGAAGCGCTCTAATTCGTCTCGGTAGAGGTCGCGCAGGATGTCCACTTCACCCGGGCCCGCCCGGCGGCCGGTGACGAGGCGGAACGCCTGGGCCAACTGCTCATCGGTTTGGGAACTCTCCCCCTGCACGCGCTGGGCGAGCACGCGGGCTGCCTCGACGAACTGGGGATCGTTGAGCAAATTCAGTGCCTGCAGGGGCGTGTTGGTTTTGGACCGCTCCACGATACAGACGTCGCGCCCCGTCGCGTCAAAATTGGTGACGAAGGGCGGCGGCTGGGTACGGCGGATGAAGGTGTACATGCTGCGCCGGTATAGGTCGTTGCCGTGGTCCTGTTTGAAGTGGAGGAGGTCCTGGCTGAAGTTGAGCGATTGGATCCAGAGGCCCGGCGGCTGGTAGGGTTTGACGCTCGGGCCACCCACGCGGCCGTCCAGCAAACCGGACGCAGCGAGGGCATTATCGCGGATCATCTCGGCGGGCAAACGGCCGGATGGTCCGGCGGCGAGGTAGATATTTTCGGCGTCCTGATCGCGCAGTTCGGCCGGCATCCGACTATCGCGCCGGTACGTTTCGCTGAGGACCATTGTGCGGATGAGGGCACGGACGTCCCAATCTTTTTTGAACTCGGTAGCCAGGTGATCGAGCAGTTGCGGATGGCTCGGCAGCGCCCCCTGGCTGCCCAGATCGTGGGGCGTAGAAATCAGCCCGCGGCCAAAAATAAGCTGCCAGTAGCGGTTCACGGCCACCCGGGCGGTGAGCGGGTTAGCGTCGTCAAAGATCCAGGCGGCGAGGCCGAGGCGGTTCTTCGGCAGGTTCTCACTGAAGGGCAGCACGGAGGCGGGCGTGGTCGGAAACACTTCCTCCGCCGGTGCATCGTAAGCCCCGCGGTCGAGCCGGTACGTCTTGCGGATGCCCGGGGTTTCCTGGCTCACCATGAAGCGGGGCAAGGTGTCCTGCGTGCCGTACTTCCGGCGCGCCATATCGCGCAGGTCTTTTTGCGCTGCGGCGTAGGCGGACTTGGTCTTGAGCAGGTGGCTCTCGGCGGCGTTGGCGGGGATGGCCTCTTCCCGCTCGGCGACCCGCCAGATCTCCGCCGGGGTGAGGGCGCGGTCGTACAATTTAAGGTCGTCCATGTACCCCAGGAAAACGCCATTTTCGCCGGATTGGGTCCGGTGCGACTGGCCCACGCGCAGTGGCCAAACGGCGAAGCCGCGCCACTCCTGGCCTTTGAAATCTGGATAGAAATTACCGCGCAGGAAGTCAAACAGGGTCTCCTGTTCCGGCGCCACGCCGTCCACGTACAGGGTAGCACCCGCCGCGCGGCCCGTTCCGTCGTAGGTGATGGCCACGTGGTACCAGCGGCCCACTTCCAGGCTGTCGATCGTCCGCACGTGGATGAGTTCGTTCGGCAGCGCGTGGGTGAGCGTGAGGTTGAGGCGGTTCTCACCGTCGAGGGCCAAATCGTAGCCCTTCCATATC carries:
- a CDS encoding DUF1501 domain-containing protein, with the protein product MSHHCNEYGRIHSRRDFLNKLGAGLGVAALSGLVNPLSGMSDMGALPRVLSNGVGGIAPRAKRVIYMFQSGGPSQYELFSHKPLLRELHGQELPASVLNGQRLTGMTSGQGALPLAGSAFDFKQYGQCGKWLSDQVPHMASVADDICWVNSMYTDAINHDPAVMFIQTGSQFPGRPSIGAWASYGLGSMNENFPAFVVLLSKGDNGGAQPLYPRSWGSAFLPSQHQGVQFRAGADPVLYLNNPGGITTAARRNQLDRLKELQELQRAESLDPEIDARIAQYEMAFRMQASVPDLMDEKEPDYIYDMYGPDSRIPGTYAANCLLARRLAEKDVRFIQLYHRGWDAHGQCPANIRGLTNNTDQASAALLKDLKQRGLLEDTLLVWGGEFGRTAYSQGKLTPENYGRDHHPRAYNIWMAGGGVKPGLVYGKSDDFGYNITENPVHIHDFQATLLHLLGIDHEAMTFKHQGRRFRLTDVHGHVVHDLLA
- a CDS encoding DUF1553 domain-containing protein, which encodes MRFPSPQIWGLLLLLTLTACGPNLPTEVQTAMATLPETVDFNQHIRPILSDRCWSCHGPDAGSRQADLRLDLEENAFGPLASGNGYAFRAGSPAKSEALLRMISDDPDVVMPTPESHMTMEPREIALFNKWIEQGAEWKDHWAFLPIADPDVPANPEGMAAAGSIDHFINERLRQEGLSPNGRTDDERLVRRVYLDLTGLPPSPRQMDHWLKDPSDTHYARLVDSLLSTSASAERLTMEWLDLARYADSHGMHADGARLSYPYRDWIIEAFRQNRPFNEFVTEQLAGDLFEDPTQDQLIASAFNRMHPQTAEGGAIDEEMRLTYVFDRVNTVATGLLGLTMDCSRCHDHKFDPLSQSEYYGFSAFFNNFNELGMTADDGDFGPTILLMSDSTRQLLDGLDANIEQLNAKRRAVAISGDELQAFLANPRVSAPRPTHHVSFDAATERDGKKQLQASAWGTPEIEIVTDSDRGRVIEFDHPYDDVYFPQGIGQYHINEAFTNAVWVKTTKRDSSLTQTIVGNANDKAQIWKGYDLALDGENRLNLTLTHALPNELIHVRTIDSLEVGRWYHVAITYDGTGRAAGATLYVDGVAPEQETLFDFLRGNFYPDFKGQEWRGFAVWPLRVGQSHRTQSGENGVFLGYMDDLKLYDRALTPAEIWRVAEREEAIPANAAESHLLKTKSAYAAAQKDLRDMARRKYGTQDTLPRFMVSQETPGIRKTYRLDRGAYDAPAEEVFPTTPASVLPFSENLPKNRLGLAAWIFDDANPLTARVAVNRYWQLIFGRGLISTPHDLGSQGALPSHPQLLDHLATEFKKDWDVRALIRTMVLSETYRRDSRMPAELRDQDAENIYLAAGPSGRLPAEMIRDNALAASGLLDGRVGGPSVKPYQPPGLWIQSLNFSQDLLHFKQDHGNDLYRRSMYTFIRRTQPPPFVTNFDATGRDVCIVERSKTNTPLQALNLLNDPQFVEAARVLAQRVQGESSQTDEQLAQAFRLVTGRRAGPGEVDILRDLYRDELERFERTPAAADSLLAIGEFALPERLDRSRTAALTSVGNILFSFDEAYVKR